The genomic window TAGAAAAAATAAATAAATTTAAATTATAAATAAATCACAAAAACAACTCTTGTACGATGTATAATCTACAAGAGTTGTTTTTTATAAATATATAATTTATTACAAGAAAGCATCTACATCTATGAATCTTATAAAATAAGTAGTGAAAATTTTTAAAGAAATAAAATTAATAAACGATAAATTTATTAATGCTTATTTATTAAAATATAGTTAGGATAATAAAATTTTTTTATTGGAGTTGATAAAAATGAGATTAAATCACAATTTAGCATCCCTTAATATATACAGAGAACACGAAAGAGTACTTCAAAGGCAAAGTGGTGTTTTAGAAAGGATTGCATCAGGAAATAAGATAAGTAGTGCAAAAGATGATCCTGTTAAATTGGCTGATAGTGAAAGAATGAGAATTCAAATTAGAGGGTTACAAATGGCCGAAAGAAATGCTCAAGACGGTATAAGTATGCTTCAAACAGCAGATGGTGGTTTAGATGGAATGACTTCTATGCTTCAAAGAATAAGAGAACTTACTTTGCAAGCTGGTAGTGGCGCTAATAATACTGAAGATAAAGAAACAATACAAACAGAAATTAATAGCCTTATTGAAGGAATGGAGGATATATCTAAAAATACAGAATTTAATGGTATTCGCTTGCTAAATGGCAATGAAACAGATAAAAGTCTTTTTATGTCTATTGGAGCTAATGTTGGAGAAAAAGTAGATATACCAATGTTTGATTTATCTTGTGAAAAAATAGGTAATGGAAGTAAAACACTTAAGGATTTAAGTACCTTAGGAGTAGAAGGCTTAGGGGTAGATAGCT from Clostridium sp. MB40-C1 includes these protein-coding regions:
- a CDS encoding flagellin is translated as MRLNHNLASLNIYREHERVLQRQSGVLERIASGNKISSAKDDPVKLADSERMRIQIRGLQMAERNAQDGISMLQTADGGLDGMTSMLQRIRELTLQAGSGANNTEDKETIQTEINSLIEGMEDISKNTEFNGIRLLNGNETDKSLFMSIGANVGEKVDIPMFDLSCEKIGNGSKTLKDLSTLGVEGLGVDSSLSIIDGALDSVLSARSKYGAICNRFESSHNKLNEIYTCMQGSESKIRDSDVAEEMVGFARDNILIEAGNAMMAQSNKFPQDALRVLENVRTR